From Gottschalkiaceae bacterium SANA:
CTGAAGAAGTTAAGAAAGAAATCAACGAAGAAATTGTCCCTGTAGAGCAAGGTGTCTCTCCATGGAGGGATATGTGGGATCGATTAAAACAAAACAAGGCTGCCATGTTTGGTCTTGCCATTGTCGGCTTGCTTGTATTTTTTGCCCTATTTGGCAAGTATTTAACGCCGTATGATCCGTTATACGGTGGGAGCCTGAAAGAAAGCCTGCAAGGGCCATCTCGTGCGCATTGGTTGGGAACCGATGAGCAGGGTCGCGATATGCTGAGTCGAATTATTGCCGGGGCTGCGATCTCTTTGCGAGTTGGTTTGTCAGCTGTGGGTATTGCCTTGTCTTGTGGCATGATCATCGGTGCTATTGCCGGATACTATGGTGGAAAGATCGATATGATTTTGATGCGTTTGATGGACATTATGTTGGCCTTCCCATCACTTCTATTGGCAATTGCCTTTATGTCTGTTTTGGGTCGGGGAATAGAGAATGCGATTATTGCCATCTCTATTGTGACGATTCCGCAGTATGCGCGTATTGTTCGAGGATCCGTTTTGTCGGTGAAAGAGAATGAATATGTGCAGGCGGCGAGGGCCATTGGAAATCCTGATTGGCGAATTATTCTCTACCATGTGGTTCCTAATATTTTGCCACCGATTATTGTTCGGGCAACCTTGGGAATATCGATTGCGATTTTAGATACCTCAGCCCTTGGATTCTTAGGCCTGGGTGTACAACCTCCAACAGCCGAATGGGGTACCATGTTGGGCGCAGGTCGGGCATATTTCTTTAACGCGAATCATCTGGTATTGTTCCCAGGTTTAGCAATTACCTTCACGGTAATGGCATTCAACCTTTTGGGAGACGGACTCCGGGATGCATTAGATCCACGGATCCGCAAAGGATAGGAGGGGCATATGTTACTAGAAGTGAAAGAACTGGAGACGCACTTCCATATCAAAGGAAAGGTTGCAAAAGCGGTTGACGGCGTATCATTTTCTGTAGGACGAAAAGAAGTGGTCGCTTTGGTTGGCGAGTCCGGCAGTGGAAAGAGTGTTACGAGTCTTTCTGTGTTGGGATTGATTCCATCGCCACCAGGGAAAATCGAAGGTGGAGAAATCATCTTTGACGGTGAGGACCTGCTGAAAAAGTCTAACAAAGAAATGCAAGATGTTCGGGGAAATGAAATTTCGATGATTTTTCAAGAGCCAATGACCTCTTTGAATCCTGTGTATCCAGTTGGAAAACAAATTACAGAGGCGATTCGTCGCCATAATAAAATATCGAAAAAAGAAGCACGTGCCATTGCCATTGAGATGCTTAGCAAAGTGGGATTGCCATCCCCTGAAATTCGAGTGGACGATTATCCCCATCAAATGAGTGGTGGGATGAGACAGCGTGTGATGATCGCCATGGCTCTGGCAACGAAGCCACAATTATTGATTGCCGATGAACCAACCACCGCTTTGGATGTAACCATTCAGGCACAGATTCTTGATTTGATGAATCGTTTGCGAGAAGAGACTGGCACATCAATTCTTTTGATCACCCATGATTTGGGCGTTGTTGCTGAAACTGCGGATCGAGTTGTGGTATTGTATTGCGGCAAGGTTATGGAGATGGCAAATGTGGTGGATCTTTTTGAGGATCCCAGGCATCCTTATACCCAAGGCTTGATTGCATCGATTCCAAAAATGGAAGGCGAGTCTGGTCGACTGACAATGATTGAAGGAAATGTACCGAATCCGATGCAGATGCCGGCAGGTTGTCCTTTTGAACCGAGATGTACTCAGTCGATGGAGATTTGCAAACGAAAGATGCCGGAAATTCAGCAATTTGGGGATCGGCAAGTAAGATGCTTTTTATATGAAGGAAAGGGGGAAGTTGAATGAAGCCATTATTAGAAGTTAAGGGCTTAACCAAACACTTTCCTGTTGAACAGGGCTTCTTGTCAAAAGGCAAGAAAGTTGTACGTGCTGTTGACGATTTGAGTTTTGCAATCGCACCAGGTGAAACCCTTGGTTTGGTAGGGGAATCCGGTTGTGGAAAATCTACAACGGGAAAGCTTATTGTTCAATTGCTGGAGCCCACTGCAGGCCAGTTGTTTTTCGAAGGGAAAAATATCACCAATCAGTCTGGTCGTGAACGGAGAGCCTTGGCTCGTGATATTCAAATTATTTTTCAGGATCCTTATGCCTCGTTGAATCCACGTATGACTGTGGAACAGATTGTGACAGAGCCCATGAAATTACACCTGAATCTTGGAAAGAAAGAATTGGAGCAAGAAGTTTTGCGATTGATGAATACCGTGGGTTTGCCATCTTTTTATCGAAACCGGTACCCGCATGAATTCAGTGGCGGTCAACGGCAGCGGA
This genomic window contains:
- a CDS encoding ABC transporter permease; the encoded protein is MTEEVKKEINEEIVPVEQGVSPWRDMWDRLKQNKAAMFGLAIVGLLVFFALFGKYLTPYDPLYGGSLKESLQGPSRAHWLGTDEQGRDMLSRIIAGAAISLRVGLSAVGIALSCGMIIGAIAGYYGGKIDMILMRLMDIMLAFPSLLLAIAFMSVLGRGIENAIIAISIVTIPQYARIVRGSVLSVKENEYVQAARAIGNPDWRIILYHVVPNILPPIIVRATLGISIAILDTSALGFLGLGVQPPTAEWGTMLGAGRAYFFNANHLVLFPGLAITFTVMAFNLLGDGLRDALDPRIRKG
- a CDS encoding ABC transporter ATP-binding protein, whose product is MLLEVKELETHFHIKGKVAKAVDGVSFSVGRKEVVALVGESGSGKSVTSLSVLGLIPSPPGKIEGGEIIFDGEDLLKKSNKEMQDVRGNEISMIFQEPMTSLNPVYPVGKQITEAIRRHNKISKKEARAIAIEMLSKVGLPSPEIRVDDYPHQMSGGMRQRVMIAMALATKPQLLIADEPTTALDVTIQAQILDLMNRLREETGTSILLITHDLGVVAETADRVVVLYCGKVMEMANVVDLFEDPRHPYTQGLIASIPKMEGESGRLTMIEGNVPNPMQMPAGCPFEPRCTQSMEICKRKMPEIQQFGDRQVRCFLYEGKGEVE
- a CDS encoding dipeptide ABC transporter ATP-binding protein — protein: MKPLLEVKGLTKHFPVEQGFLSKGKKVVRAVDDLSFAIAPGETLGLVGESGCGKSTTGKLIVQLLEPTAGQLFFEGKNITNQSGRERRALARDIQIIFQDPYASLNPRMTVEQIVTEPMKLHLNLGKKELEQEVLRLMNTVGLPSFYRNRYPHEFSGGQRQRIGIARALALKPKLIVCDEPVSALDVSIQAQVLNLLDDLQEEFGLTYLFIAHGLNVIRHISDRVGVMYLGNMMELAPAKPMYANPLHPYTQALLSAVPIPDPKAVKNRILLEGDVPSPINPPSGCRFHTRCRYATERCKLEVPVLQEVEPEHFVACHLMDQR